Genomic segment of Pseudomonas iranensis:
CAATCATCTGCGCGCGCTGGAGCAACGGCTCGGCGTGCAACTGCTGCAACGCACCACGCGGCGCCAGCGCCTGACCGAATTCGGCAGCGTCTATTATCAGCGCTGCCTGGAAGTGCTCGGCTTGGTGGCCGATTCCGAACGCCTTGCCGAACAAGCGTCGGACGAGCCGCGCGGCTTGCTGCGTATCACCGCGCCGCTGACCTTCGGCGTCGAACGACTGACCCCGGCCCTCAGCGAATATTCCTTGCTCTATCCGCAAGTGAAGCTTGACGTGGTGCTGACCAACGGCCGTCCGGATCTGCTGGAGAACGGCCTCGATGTCGCATTCCGCCTAGGCAATTTCGACCAATCCAACCTGATCGCCCGGCCTTTGATCGACTACACCCTGACGGTCTGCGCCTCCCCCGAATACATCGCGCGGCGCGGCATGCCGCACACGCCACAGGATTTGCAGCAACACGATTGCCTGTCCTTCGCCTACCCGGCTGGGGATGACTGGCAGTCGGTGGAAAAACGCTGGCGTCTGAGCGGCCCGGAAGGTGAAGTCCTCGTCGACGTCAGCGGGCCGATGCTGATCAACAGCTCCGCCGGTCTGCACCAGGCGGCGCGCAACGGCATGGGCATCATGATGCTGCCCGACGCGCTGGTGGAACAGGATCTGCGCGACGGCAAACTGGTCAGGGTAATGACGGACTACCAACCGCCGAGCAGGCCGATGCATCTGTTGTATGCGCAGGATCGCTATCGATTGCCGAAGCTGAGACGCTTTGTCGAGTTTGCGATGCGTACTTGGGGCAAATCTGACGCTGGGCGTTCAACAATCTGAAAAGGAGTTCAACCCATGCGAAACACTCTCAACGTACGTAACCTGCGTCCCGATGAAACAGAGTTGGCACGGCTGTTTCTCGGCAAGCATGGCTGGAGTCATCGCACTGGCGATGCAGAATCGTTCGCTCGCCTGATTCAAAACTCACAGCGCACGGCTGTGGCCATTCAGGGCGAGCAGATTGTCGGTTTCGCCCGTGGCATCACCGACGAATTGTCCAATGGTTACCTGTCGATGGTAGTGGTCGATGATCGCCATCGGCGCAAAGGAATCGGGCGGGCACTGGTGGAGTACGTCATGGGTGACAACCCGGACATCACCTGGGTGCTGCGCGCTGGACGCGAAGGCGCTGAAGCTTTTTTCGCCGGCCTGGGCTTCGAGAAGTCCGTGATTGCCATGGAACGTCAGCGCCGCAAATAGCGCACGGTGGAAAATTCCCGACCACCAGACCGTTGCTCCGTGACAACGCCGCGCCGCTCCCCTAAATTAGTCGGCCTGAAAAAGACCTCGTGCTTTCTCGCCTCAACTCAAGTTAAAAAGTAGTGAAATTTCAATGTCCGATTTCAACACCGCTGAATCCGTAGTCACCCAGTCGTCCAAAGCGGAATACGAAAACTCCATCAATCTTTCACAACACCTGCCACAAGCCAAAATCATCAGCGAGATGGTCCTCGACGCGTTCCAGTCGACCCGCGAGAGCGACCAGATCCGTGAATTGCGTGCGGCGATCCGTCAGGCGCATGACAGTTTTGATGACGACAAGGCGTACGAGCTGATGGGCGAACTCAAGCGCCTGAAAGACGCCGAGGCAGCGGACATCGCCGCGCTGGAAGACCTGAGCAGCAAGTTCTCGATCGGGCGCATTCTGTCCTGCTTCAAGGACGATCCGGCGTTTCAGGAAATCGTTTATGGTCTGGCGCTGAAAGTGCTGAATCAGACCCATCAGGCGATCAGCAATCCGAGCGGCGGCAAGAGCAAGGCCGCCAAAAAGAAAGAAGTGGAAATCTTCACCATCAGCAAGGACGGCGCCAGCGTGACCCTGCCAATGCGCACGCCGCGTTCGCGCCTGAATGTTGATCGTGAGGCACTGGAATTCCTCGGTTTCACCTTCGTCGGTGAAGGCGATGAAGCCGAGCTGGAGAGCGAAACCTTCGTCGATAACGCCGGTACGGAACAGGCGGTGAACCGCAAGAACATCATCACCGCACTGCAGCAGCAGACGGCGTTTGATGGTTACAGCATCGCGGCGCAGTAATCTGCCAAGCGCTTGTGAAAAAGCCCCGCACTGAGATTCAGGCGGGGCTTTTTGTTGTCCGGCTTGTGATTCGTGAGGAGGCGAAAATCGTCGCCCCTCATCGGAACGCCGCCCGCCCAGCCCTCTCCCGAGGTAAAGGGAGCCGACTTGTGTGATTTTCAAACCTGAGTTCGGCTCGGTATTTCAGGTCGGCGTATATCTTGAGAGCCCCTCAGTCAGTCCCCTCTCCCTCCGGGAGAGGGTTAGGGTGAGGGCAAACCGCTAACCCCCCCTCAAGCCGAAGGATGCAACGCCGCAATCATGTCCACTTCAATCGCCGCATTCTTCGGCAACTGATACACGCCGATGGTCGTGCGCGTATGCCGTCCGGCATCGCCCAGCACATGGCTGAACACGTCCGAAGCGCCGTTGGCCACTTCGCTCAGGTCGACAAAGTCAGCAGTCGACTTCACATACACCGTGACCCGCAACAACGCGCGAATCTTGTCCAGCGAACCGACCGCATCGACGATCAGCGCCAGGCAACGCATGGCGCTGATGCTCGCCGCTGCTTGTGCATCCTTGAGGTTCAGTTCCAGCCCCACGCGACCGGGATAGAGAATCTTGCCATTGACCCGCGGCACCATCCCGCTGATGTACAGCTCGTCGTGATGACGATCAGCGGCGCGTAATTGCCACCGGCGGTGTTCTCGCCATAGATGTCGTAGTTGAGTTCTTCAGCCAGGGCGATAAAGCGCTCATCGCAGGTCATCCGTTCGGTCATTGCGCCCAGCCTTTTGATCAATGCACGGGTTGAGACAGTCGAGCACCGAAGGATGGCTTGGAGCTACTACTGTCGGGGTTGGATCCGAATCTAGGTCTTTTACCGAATGGCCGCAACCGCAAACTGTGGGAGCGAGCCTGCTCGCGAATGGCAGCACCCCGAACGAGCATATTTCAACCAACAAAAAACCCCGCACATCTCTCAACGTGCGGGGTTTTTTCTGAAGCTTGCAAACCTTACGGCGCGTACGTCAGCAACAGCTCTGTCGGCACCTTGAAGTCCAGGGACATCATGACGCTCAACGCAGTGATGGTGAAGATCGAGAACACGAACAGCTTGCGTGCCCAGACGGTGTCATCGACTGCCTTGTAGCCGGTCCAGGCCATGTACAGCCAGTACATGCCCATGGCGGCGGCGACGGCGAGGTAGCTCATGCCGGCGTAGCCGCTGAAGGTCAGCATCAAGGTCGCCACGAGGAACGCCAGGATGTAGAGCAGGATGTGCTTCTTCGCCACTTGAATGCCGCGTTTCACTGGCAGCACCGGAATCGATGCGGCCAGGTAATCGTTGAAACGGAAAATCGCGATGGCGTAGGAATGCGGCATCTGCCACAGGCTGAACATCACCAGCAGGGTCAGTGCGGCCATGTCGAAGCTGTTGGTCACGGCAACGTAACCGATCACTGGCGGCATGGCGCCCGACAGACTGCCCACCAGCGTGCCGTGAACCGACTTGCGCTTGAGGTACAGGCTGTAGAAGCCGACGTAGATGATGAAGCCGATTACTGCGAACAAGGCAGCCAACGGGTTGGCCACCTTGTACAACAAGGCAACGCCGAGAACACCCAGAATGGTCGCGTAAACCAGGGCCAGTTTCAGGGAGATGAGGCCCTGGACCAGCACACGGTTCTTGGTGCGTTCCATCTTCAGGTCGATGTCGCGGTCGATGCAGTTGTTGAACACGCAACCGGAGGCCACGACCAGGGAAGTACCGATCATGGCGGCCAGAAACACCGCCAGATCGACATGCCCTTTCGAGGCCAGGAAGAACCCGCCTGCCACAGAAAGCACGTTACCGAAAATGATCCCCGGTTTGGTGATTTGGATAAAGTGCTTGAGCGACATCGGGTCTACCTCACTTCGCCATCATGTACGTGTGGATGCTGAACATGATCCACAGCGACAGGCCAACCAGCAGCACGATCACGATCGCCGTAAAGACGAATGCGATCACGTTGTTACGCTGTGCAATGGAACGGTCCAGGTGCAGGAAGTAATACAGGTGAACGATCACCTGGATCACTGCGAACAGCAGAACGATTGCCAGCGTCGTCGACTTCGGCAGGGTCGGGTACATCACCAGACCGAACGGAATGACGGTCAGGATTACCGACAGGATGAAGCCGATGGCGTACGACTTGACGCTGCCGTGGCCAGCATCGTGGCTGTCATGGGAGTGTGCGTTAGCCATTACAGAGTCCCCATCAGGTAAACAACGGTGAAGACGCAGATCCAGACCACGTCCAGGAAGTGCCAGAACAGGCTCAGGCAGCTCAGACGGGTCTTGTTGGTCGACGTCAGGCCATGCTTGTTGACCTGATACATCATGATGCCCATCCAGATCAGACCGGCCGAAACGTGCAGACCGTGGGTACCGACCAGGGTGAAGAACGCCGACAGGAAGCCCGAACGGCTAGGACCGAAGCCCTCGGAGATCAGCAGGTGGAACTCGTTGATCTCCATGGCGATGAAGCCCGCGCCGAGCAGGAAGGTCATGAACAACCAGCCCAGGACCGCCTGCTTCTTGCCCTTGTACAACGCCAGCATGGCGAAGCCGTAGGTGATCGAACTGAACAACAGCAGAGCGGTTTCGCCCAGCACGTAAGGCAGTTCGAAGATCTCGTGGCCCGACGGGCCACCGGCAACGTTGTTTACCAGTACTGCGTACACCGCGAAGATCGACGCAAACAGAATGCAGTCGGTCATCAGGTAGAGCCAGAAACCGTATACGGTCATCTCGCCCGAGTCGTGGTGATGGTCATCGTGCCCATGGTCACCATGGGCGTGTCCAACATTGGTCACTAAGTTCGACATGGTTTAAGCCTGTTCCAACGAGGTTTCAACACGGGTGGCATTGGCCGGGATTTTCCCTGCCGCGACCAGACGCTTGTGCTGCTCGGCTTCGATACGCTCGATCGTTTCAACCGGAACCATATAGCCCTGGTCGTCACGTGCAGCGTGGATCACGAAGTAAACGACGGTGCCCACCAGGCTCGCGATCGCCAGCCACCAGATGTGCCAGATCATCGCGAAACCGAAGACGGTCAACAGCGCGCCCATCACCACGCCAGTAGCGGTGTTGTTCGGCATGTGGATCGGCTCGTACTTGGCCGGACGCTGGTACGCAGTACCGTTTTCCTTGGCTTCGGTGAACGGGTCGATGCAGTCAGCCTTAGGCAGCACAGCGAAGTTGTAGAACGGTGGTGGCGACGAGGTCGACCATTCCAGGGTGTGTGCATTCCACGGGTCACCGTGATCGCAAACGTTCTCTGGCTTGTTGCGGTCACGCACACTGACGTACAGCTGGATCAGTTGGCAGGCGATACCTACAGCAATCATCACCGCACCGAACATGGCAACGTACAGGTACGGTACCCACTCAGGGTTGGTGGTGGCGTTCAGACGACGGGTCATGCCCATGAAGCCCAGTGCATAGAGCGGCATGAACGCGACGAAGAAGCCCGAGATCCAGAACCAGAACGCTGCTTTACCCCAGCCTTCGTGCAGCTTGAAGCCGAACGCTTTCGGGAAGTAGAACGCGAAGCCAGCGATGTAACCGAATACCGCACCGCCGATGATCACGTTGTGGAAGTGCGCGATCACGAACAGGCTGTTGTGCAGCACGAAGTCAGCACCCGGGATGGCCAGCAGTACGCCGGTCATGCCGCCGATGGCGAAGGTCACCATGAAGCCCAGAGTCCACATGACTTGGCTGGTGAAGCGCAGACGGCCCTGGTAGATGGTGAACAGCCAGTTGAACAGCTTCACACCCGTCGGGATGGAAATCAGCATCGTCGCCAGACCGAAGAAGGCGTTGACGCTTGCACCCGAACCCATGGTGAAGAAGTGGTGCAGCCAGACCATGAAGCCCAGTACCGAGATCGCGCCCGAGGCGTAGATCATCGAGTGGTGGCCGAACAGTTTCTTGCCGGTGAAGGCCGAGATCACTTCCGAGAAGATGCCGAAGGCCGGCAGGATCAGGATGTAAACCTCAGGGTGGCCCCACGCCCAGAACAGGTTGACGTACATCATCGGATTGCCACCAAGTTCATTGGTGAAAATGTGGAAATCCATGTAACGGTCAAGGGTCAGCAGTGCCAGGGTAGCGGTCAGGATCGGGAACGAAGCCACGATCAGAACGTTTGCCCAGGTGCAGGTCCAGGTGAAGATCGGCATGTCCATCAGTTTCATGCCAGGGGTACGCATTTTCAGTACGGTCGCGAGGAAGTTGACCCCGGTTAACGTCGTACCCAATCCGGATAGCTGTAGCGCCCAGATGTAGTAATCCATACCCACGCCAGGGCTGTATTGCAGACCCGACAGCGGCGGATACGCAACCCAACCGGTCTTGGCGAATTCACCGATACCCAGCGACAGGTTGATCAGCACAACGCCGGACACCAGCAGCCAGAAGCTCAGGGAGTTCAGGAACGGGAACGCAACGTCACGCGCGCCGATCTGCAGCGGCACTGCAAGGTTCATCAGGCCGGTGAAGAATGGCATCGCCATGAAGATGATCATGATCACACCGTGAGCGGTGAAGATCTGGTCATAGTGTTCAGGTGGCAGGTAGCCAGGCGAACCCTCGGTGGCCATGGCCAGCTGGGTACGCATCATGATCGCGTCGGCAAAACCGCGCAGCAGCATGACCATGGCGACGATGATGTACATCACGCCGATTTTCTTGTGGTCGACCGAAGTCAGCCATTCGGTCCACAGGTACGTCCACTTCTTGAAGTAAGTGATCGCAGCGAACAGCGCCAGACCACCGAGGGCGATCATGGCGATGGTCACCATCACGATCGGCTCGTGGAATGGGACTGCTTCCCAACTTAATTTACCAAACATCGTTTACTCCTCTGCCCCGGCAGCTGAATGCGAACCCGCGTCAATATCCGTGGCCGCCACTTCTTTCTCTTTCTTCTCGTGCTTCAGCGGCTTGCCCGGCTTCATACCTTCGTACTTGTCGACGATGATCTGGAACTGGTTCGGCGTGACCGACGAGTAGAGTTCGACTGGGTTGTTCTGGCTCGGTTTGGCCAGGGCCGCGTATTCAGCCTGATCAAGCTGTTTAGGCGACTTCTTGACTTCACTTACCCAGGCGTCGAAATCTTCCTGAGTGGTGGAGATAGCCTTGAATTTCATACCGGTGAAACCGGCACCGCTGTAGTTGGCGGAGATACCGTCCATTTCAGCGTTGCGGTCAGCGATCAGGTGCAGCTTGGTCTGCATGCCCGCCATCGCGTAGATCTGGCCGCCCAGGCCCGGGATGAAGAACGAGTTCATCACGGCGTCGGAGGTGATCTTGAAGTTGATTGGCGTGTGCGCCGGGAACACGATCTTGTTGACCGTGGCAATGCCTTGTTCCGGGTAGATGAACAGCCACTTCCAGTCCAGCGCGACGACTTCGATGGTCACCGGCTTGACGTCAGACTCGATCGGACGATACGGGTCCAGCTCGTGAGTCGAGATGTAAGTGATGTAGCCCAGGGCGATGATGATCAGCACCGGGATGGTCCATACGGCCACTTCGATCTTGGTCGAGTGCGACCACTTCGGCGTGTAGACGGCGTTCTTGTTCGAAGCGCGGTACTTCCAGGCAAACAGGAAGGTCATGACGATGACCGGCACGACGACCAACAGCATCAGCAGCGTGGCGGTGATGATCAGGTTGCGCTGTTCCAGGCCGACCTGGCCCGTTGGATTGAGCAAGGTCATGTTGCAGCCTCCCAGCAACAACGTGCCGAGCAGCGGCACTAGGCCTAGTAATCTGGGGTACCTGTTTTTACTCATCTCACGACCTCTAAAGCAGCTTGCGCAATGCAGTTGGGTTTTGATCGCCAACACTTCACCCTGCCAAGGGTTGGCATTTTCTTTGGATTGAATAAGGGCCGCCCGTCGCGCGTCTCACGCTCGACAAAACCTTGGGACAGCGTTCAGTTCTTATTCGAATTCGTGGTCAAAGGCCTTGTTACAGACCAATTCCATTTGGTGCGGAAAATTGGAAAGGCACCGACACCAGGGTGTCTCGAAAACCTCGCGGCTCGCTCGACACCCGACCTCCTGATCAGTTCCTTGATAAAGGCTGAACAGCGTCGGGAATTCAGTGCGGGCGATTGTAGATAGGTAGCGCCCTATACACCATGTCTTATCCCGAAATAATTTTTATCACTCAGAGCAACAATCCATCGCCATTTTTGCAAAAGTTGCGCAAGTTATCGAAAGCGTTTCTCAATAAAAGCAGCAAAATCCGTCAGCAAAACCGCCTCAAATCAGACAGCTCTGCACCCGATCTACAAACGCTGGAGCGGCGCAAAGCCCGATATTCCAAGGGCTTCGTCCATCTGCCGGCGCCTGTTAAAACTGCCTGCTCTGGTACGTCCGTGCTGAAGCCCGAAAACGCTGAAACTGGCCAATGTTTTTATGTAACAGTCGGCCAATCCGCCGCATCCCGAGTCCCTGCGACAGCCCCTGTGTGACAACATGTCGCACATTTGCCGCACGCTTCATTGCCGTTCGTCACGGTGTTTTCACAAACGCTCTGAAATGCAAAACGCCCCGATTTTCAGCAGCGAAAATCGGGGCATTTTGTTTATCGGCAGCTCTGCCGAGAAGTTGACTTCAGTGCAGCGCTTTTCGATTACGCGAAGTCAGCAGAGGCACCAGAATGACCACCAGCACGAACGCCACCAGCGCCCATTGCGCCAGCGACAGGCCGAGGATCGGCGGATACGGCGTCGAGCAGAAACCGTCAACCCGGAAGCCCAGCGGGAAGATCTTCGCCAGCGGCAGATCATCGACAATCGGCTGCAGCACATCGACGCCACAGCTCACCGCCGGATAGAACTGCGTATAGACGTGATGCCCGGCCACACCGGCCCCGGCGATCGCACAGATCACCACCAGCGTCTCGAACACGGTGATGCTGCGACGGCTGCGCATGCCCGCACCAATGAAGGCGAACAGTGCAATCAGCAACAGTGCATAGCGCTGCAGGATGCACAGCGGGCAAGGTGCTTCGCCGAGCACGACCTGCATGTAAAGTGCGCCGCCGATCAACGCCAGGCAGATGATCCCCAGCAACACCAGATAGCGCCGCTCACGCCCCAACCGCATCGTTTCCTCGCTCATTGCCTTTCCTTTGTAAGTCCATGGTCCAGCCGGCCGGCGGCTGAAATTGTCGCAAGTCTACACCGGGGCAATAAACGATAGAGCGGTTAAGGAATGATTAACCAACATGGCTTTGCGGCGCGCAGAAGATTCGCGTGCAGGCTCGCTCCCACCGGACCTGCGTCGAACGCAAATCCGGTGGGAGCGAGCCTGCTCGCGAACGAGACAACTCGGTCTCGGATCACTCCAGAGCAGCAGCCGGGCCGAAGAACTCGTAACGGCTCTGTTTCTCCGGAACGCCCAACGCTTTCAGATGCCGCTTGATCGCGCCCATGAACCCTTTCGGTCCGAGGAAGTACGCATCGACATCGCGCTGTACCGGCAGCCACTGGCCGAGCAGTTCTTCGTTGAGCAGGCCAACCTTGTCCGCCGCCGGGCTGACGCCATCCTCTTCGGCGTAGCAATAGAAGCGCTTGAGTTGCGGATGACGCGCCGCGAGCCCATCGACCCAGTCGCGGAACGCATGGACGCTGCCATTGCGCGCGCAGTGGATAAAGTGCACCGGACGTTCGGTGGCCAGCGCGGCTTCCAGCATCGCCAGCGTCGGGGTGATGCCGACGCCGCCGCTGATCAGCACCAGCGGCTTGTCGCTGGCCGCCAGGGTGAATTCGCCCGACGGCGGGAACAGTTGGATGCTCGCGCCGACGTGCAGTTGATCATGCAGGTAGTTGGACGCGCGACCATTCGGTTCACGCTTGACGCTGATGCGGTACTGACCGTTATTGGCCAGTGCCGAGAGCGAATAGTTGCGGCGGATTTCTTCGCCGTCGAGGATCAGCTTCATGCCGATGTACTGACCCGGTTCGGCCGCAAGAATCAGCCCTTTGTCTGCCGGTTCGAAGTAGAACGAGGTGATTTCCGCGCTCTCCTGCACTTTCCCCGCGACGATGAATTCCCGCGCACCGCGCCAGCCGCCGACGGCGTGTTCCTTCTGGTCATAGATCGCGGTTTCCGCGCCGATCAGGATGTCGGCCAGTTGCCCGTACGCAGCGCCCCAGGCACTCATCACCTCAGGCGTGGCGATCTCTTCGCCGAGCACTTCGGAAATGGCGCGCAGCAGGCAGCTGCCGACGATCGGGTAATGCTCCGGCAGAATCTGTAGAGCGACGTGTTTGTTGATGATTTTCGCCACCAGATCGCCCAACTGGTCGAGTTGATCGATGTGCCGGGCGTACATCAGCACGCCGTTGGCCAAGGCACGCGGCTGATCGCCACTGGCCTGATGCGCCTGGTTGAACAGTGGGCGCACCTGCGGGTATTCGGAGAGCATCATGCGGTAGAAATGCGTGATCAACGCCTCGCCGCCGCTTTCCAGCAGAGGCACGGTGGATTTGATGATGGCACGATCCTGGACGCTAAGCATAAAAGTAACTCCTGCGCTTTCTTGAAAGATTGCCTTGGGGATATCAGCTTTCGTGCCAACTAATTAATCGTTTAAATTCAATGAGTTGAGATGCGCATAGTCATTTAGACACAAATGAACGTATAGTCATCTCGACTACACCTTGTCTCTTTGACTACAAAAAATCATGACCGCTAAATCCTTGCTTACCGCCCTGCTGCCTCTGGTCGCCGACCTCTCCCGCGAACTGCCCGAAGGTGAGCGCTACCGGCGCCTCCTCGAGGCCATGCGCGCCTTGTTGCCTTGCGATGCCGCCGCGTTGTTGCGTCTGGATGGCGAATCATTGGTGCCGCTGGCGGTAGACGGCTTGAGTACCGACACCCTCGGGCGCCGCTTCAAGGTCAGCGAGCATCCGCGTTTTGAAATCCTGCTGGCCGGCGCCGGGCCGACGCGCTTCGCTGCCGACAGCGACCTGCCCGATCCTTATGACGGTTTGGTCGATGGCCTCGACGATCACCTCGAAGTTCACGACTGCCTCGGCTGTCCTTTATTCGTCGATGAAAAACTCTGGGGCCTGATCACCCTCGACGCGCTGGACCCCGAGCGTTTCGAGCCGATCGAACTCGACGCCCTGCAAGCCTTCGCCAGCCTCGCCTCGGCCACAGTCAATGCGGCCGAACGCATCGAACGGCTGGCCACTCGTGCCGAGGACGAACATCAGCGCGCCGAGGTTTACCGTCAGGCCAGCGGCCAGCAGAACCGCGAAATGATCGGCCAGAGCAAAGCGCACAAACGTCTGGTGGAAGAAATCAATCTGGTCGGCGGCAGCGACCTGACCGTTCTGATCACCGGCGAAACCGGCGTCGGCAAAGAGCTGGTCGCCCAAGCCATTCACGCTGCTTCCGCGCGCGCCGACAAACCGATCATCAGCCTCAACTGCGCCGCGCTCCCCGACACGCTGGTGGAAAGCGAACTGTTCGGCCACGTGCGCGGCGCCTTCACCGGCGCCACCAGCGACCGCCGCGGCAAGTTCGAACTGGCCAACGGCGGCACGTTGTTTCTTGACGAAGTTGGCGAGCTGTCGCTGACGGTCCAGGCCAAGTTGCTGCGCGTATTGCAGAGCGGTCAGTTGCAGCGCCTGGGCTCGGACAAGGAGCATCAGGTCGACGTGCGTCTGATTGCCGCGACCAATCGCGATCTGGCCGAAGAAGTGCGCAGCGGTCGCTATCGTGCCGACTTCTATCACCGCTTGAGCGTGTACCCGCTGCGGGTGCCGGCCCTGCGCGATCGCGGGCGCGACGTGTTGCTGCTCAGTGGCTTCTTTCTCGAGCAGAACCGCTCACGCATGGGCCTCAATAGCCTGCGTTTGAACAGTGATGCTCAGGAAGCGCTGCTCGCCTATACCTGGCCGGGCAATGTCCGCGAGCTGGAGCATTTGATCGGGCGCAGTGCGCTGAAGGCGTTGGGCAACTGCAAAGTGCGGCCGAAAATTTTGAGTCTGAGCGCGGCGGATCTGGATCTGCCCCGTGAGGTTGTGAATAACGTGGTTGCGCCTGCCAATGCAGATTTGGCTAATGTGATGCCGATGATCGGTGGTGATTTGCGCAGTGCCACCGATGAGTTTCAGCGGCGCCTGATCAGTGCAGCGCTGGAGCGTCATCAGGATAACTGGGCGAGTGCGGCCCGGGAGTTGGGGGTGGATCGGGCGAATCTGGGGCGGATGGCCAAACGACTAGGCATGAAGAGCTAAAAGTGCAGTGGTCAACTAATTCCGGACACCTCGATAGGTGGTTTTGACGCCATCGCCCGCTCATAGACGGTCGGTGGCAGATAGCCCAGTTTCGAGTGCAGCCGTTCGTTGTTGTAAAACCCAACGATGTACTCGGTGATGTCGCGGATCGCTTCAGCATGGTTCGCGTAGTCACGTCGCCATACCCGTTCCATTTTCAAACTCAGGAAGAAGCGCTCCATCACGGCATTGTCCCAGCAATTACCTTTACGGCTCATGCTCTGCTGCATGTCGTTTCTTGCCAATAACTCTCTGTAAGTTGCGCTCGCGTATTGGCTGCCACGATCCGAGTGGGCAATCAGTCCTGGCGGTGGTTGACGTTGCGCGATGGCCAGCTGCATTGCGGTGCACACCAGCTCTGCCGGCATGTTGGGAGCCATCGACCAGCCCACGATCTTGCGTGAAAACAAGTCCAATACCACGGCCAGGTACAGCCAGCCACTGCGGGTGCGGATGTAGGTGATGTCAGCCACCCATGCCTTGTTTGGTGCCGCTGGATCAAATTTTCGGTTCAGCACATTCCCAGCAATCGGCAGGTCATGATTGCTATCGGTCGTGTGTACAAACTTGCGCTTCCATGCCGAGCGTAGGCCGTTGGCACGCATCAGACGGCGGATTTTATACAGCCCAACAGACAAGCCTTTGCCACGCAAAGCGTCGCGCAATGGGCGGCTGCCGTAGCAGCCACCACTCTCGGCAAAAGAAGCCTTGAGCTGCACAACGACAGGGCAACTCTGCCGAACGGGCGCATCAACCCGCTTCTGAGACTCATAGAAGCCCGAACGGCTAATGCTCAGTAGTCGACAGACATGTGCCACTGAGTAAGCCTTCTCTTGCAGCTGCCGAACCAGTCGATACCTTACTTCAGCTCGCGGGCAAAGAAGGCGGTAGCCTTTTTTAGGATGTCGTTAT
This window contains:
- the norR gene encoding nitric oxide reductase transcriptional regulator NorR, with translation MTAKSLLTALLPLVADLSRELPEGERYRRLLEAMRALLPCDAAALLRLDGESLVPLAVDGLSTDTLGRRFKVSEHPRFEILLAGAGPTRFAADSDLPDPYDGLVDGLDDHLEVHDCLGCPLFVDEKLWGLITLDALDPERFEPIELDALQAFASLASATVNAAERIERLATRAEDEHQRAEVYRQASGQQNREMIGQSKAHKRLVEEINLVGGSDLTVLITGETGVGKELVAQAIHAASARADKPIISLNCAALPDTLVESELFGHVRGAFTGATSDRRGKFELANGGTLFLDEVGELSLTVQAKLLRVLQSGQLQRLGSDKEHQVDVRLIAATNRDLAEEVRSGRYRADFYHRLSVYPLRVPALRDRGRDVLLLSGFFLEQNRSRMGLNSLRLNSDAQEALLAYTWPGNVRELEHLIGRSALKALGNCKVRPKILSLSAADLDLPREVVNNVVAPANADLANVMPMIGGDLRSATDEFQRRLISAALERHQDNWASAARELGVDRANLGRMAKRLGMKS
- a CDS encoding IS3 family transposase (programmed frameshift), yielding MTKKRRAFDDSFKLQVVKMVKDQGLTVSQVCQDLNIGETAVRRWLQQYEAEQLGQAGIGKPLTAEQQRIRQLEQENRQLKVDNDILKKGYRLLCPRAEVRYRLVRQLQEKAYSVAHVCRLLSISRSGFYESQKRVDAPVRQSCPVVVQLKASFAESGGCYGSRPLRDALRGKGLSVGLYKIRRLMRANGLRSAWKRKFVHTTDSNHDLPIAGNVLNRKFDPAAPNKAWVADITYIRTRSGWLYLAVVLDLFSRKIVGWSMAPNMPAELVCTAMQLAIAQRQPPPGLIAHSDRGSQYASATYRELLARNDMQQSMSRKGNCWDNAVMERFFLSLKMERVWRRDYANHAEAIRDITEYIVGFYNNERLHSKLGYLPPTVYERAMASKPPIEVSGIS
- the hmpA gene encoding NO-inducible flavohemoprotein, with protein sequence MLSVQDRAIIKSTVPLLESGGEALITHFYRMMLSEYPQVRPLFNQAHQASGDQPRALANGVLMYARHIDQLDQLGDLVAKIINKHVALQILPEHYPIVGSCLLRAISEVLGEEIATPEVMSAWGAAYGQLADILIGAETAIYDQKEHAVGGWRGAREFIVAGKVQESAEITSFYFEPADKGLILAAEPGQYIGMKLILDGEEIRRNYSLSALANNGQYRISVKREPNGRASNYLHDQLHVGASIQLFPPSGEFTLAASDKPLVLISGGVGITPTLAMLEAALATERPVHFIHCARNGSVHAFRDWVDGLAARHPQLKRFYCYAEEDGVSPAADKVGLLNEELLGQWLPVQRDVDAYFLGPKGFMGAIKRHLKALGVPEKQSRYEFFGPAAALE